The sequence ATGCTTGTTCTGTACCTGAGATTGAGTGCAAATGTCAGAGCTTGAAGATAGACCAGGAAGAGCCCTGGCTGGGCTGAATTTTCATAAGAGCTTTTCCAGGAAGCTGTGTATAGTGAGGGTCATACCAATAACTATCTCAGACTGTTGttcatatttacatttatttaaatatatatttaaagcttctttattttatataaaataaataacacaACATAAAAATTGTCAAATCCAAATACTTTCTTTTAAAGTTGATTGTAAGCTTTACTTGCATGTCTTTTCTCATGTAATCCTGAAAACCAAGTATTGGAGATATAAATAGGTACCCAAATTGGAGAAATGAAGTATGAAATCTCACAGTATAATAGCAGTGACAGCCAGGTCTAGGACAGGTTCTGAAGGGTGAGTGGTGCAGATGTCAATCAGCAGCATGCCTGTTTCTTCATTTGTCAAAGTCAgaattcagggaactttcatttcTTTGCCTCACTTTATCCTCACCACACCTGGTGTCAGGTGTCATTCTCATCATCTCTCAGGCAGAGTGGACAAAGAAGGGGAGGTCAGGGGTAGCAAGAGTCAAGGTAGGAAACCAGTCATGACCTTGGATCTTTATGGGTGGGTGCCCCTCAGGTCTCAAAAGGTTTGGTCCTGTGTGAAGACTGCAGTGTGCTGGAGAGAATAGCAGAGTCATTCCAGACTCACAGAACCTCCCCACATGTCCTGGTCCTATAGACTTGGGGGTTCAAATGTTAAATGTGCATTCCACAAATTATGTCTCAGCAACTTTTTAAACATTTCAAATATACCATATAGATCTGAGAGTCCTTAGATGCCAGCTAAAACCAGATTGTGAAACCAGAAATATTAACACTCATTTCACACTTGAATAACTTAAACTCAGGAATTAGTGATTCCCCTTGTTTGCAAATGTCCCCTACTTTTTTGAGCAATGATTCTGAAAATATGCACTTGTCATTGACAAACTGCTTTTTTCAGGAAGCTCATGAACTTGAACTCACTACAAGTTACCAACTCACTTCACCCACAGGTGAGCTTtcagatactttttaaaaatattgtttactACAGGTCATCTGAACTGCTACAATCTACAGGCTCTGGTACGTCCTCTGGTTGGCACAATCAGATTGTGCACAGGTGTGTGGCAGCTAAGAAGTCACTTCAGCCCTCTGTACAACATTAACCCAGAGCTTTCTTGGTGGCCAAGGTGGAACCTCATGGACATCACCACCTGGATGACCAACCACACAGGGTGGGCAGATTTCATCCTGGTGGGACTCTTCAGTCAATCCCAACACCCAACTCTGCTTTGTGTGGTCATCTTCATGGTTTTCCTGATGGCCTTGTCTGGAAATGCTGTCCTGATCATCCTGATACACTCCAGTGCCAAactccacacccccatgtacttcttcatCAGCCAGCTGTCCCTCATGGACATGATGTACATCTCCATCACTGTGCCCAAGATGCTTCTGGACCAGGTGCTGGGTGTGAGTACCATCTCAGTCCCTGAATGTGGGATGCAAATGTTCCTCTACTTGACACTTGGTGGTTCAGAATATTTCCTTCTGGCAgccatggcctatgaccgctacATGGCCATCTGCCATGCGCTCCATTATCCTATGCTCATGAACCACAGGGTGTGTCTCCTTCTGGCGTCTGGCTGCTGGTTCCTGGGATCAGTGGATGGCTTCATGCTGACTCCTGTCACCATGACTTTCCCATTCTGCAGATCCCGGGAGATCCAGCACTTCTTCTGTGAAGTCCCTGCTGTGATGAAGCTCTCCTGCTCAGACACCTCACTCTATGAGACACTCATGTACCTGTGCTGTGTCCTCATGCTTCTCATCCCTGTAACAGTCATTTCAGGCTCCTATTCCTGCATCCTCCTCACCATCCACAGAATGAACTCAGCAGAGGGCAGGAGTAAGGCCCTGGCCACCTGCTCCTCACACATGATGGTGGTCACACTCTTCTATGGCGCTGCCGTCTACACCTACATGCTCCCCAGCTCCTACCACACCCCTCAGAAGGACATGGTGGTGTCTGTGTTTTACACCATATTCACCCCTGTGCTGAACCCCTTAATCTACAGTTTCAGGAACAAGGATGTCACTGGGGCTCTGAGGAAAATGTTGAGTGTTGAGTCTTTCAGGAAACAGTAAAGTAGGGGATTTGGTTTCCATGGTTTCTTCTTCTCTCCCCGTCAGATGATGAAGATCTCCTGGTGCCGTCTCCTGGGCTCCTACTCCACAACATTGCACCCCTATGCTCCTCTCAGGGGTGAGCCCCCTCTGTCCACTGCTTGTGCATTCAGGGTCCTCATGCAGCTCCCCTGGATCCACCTTATATACCTAAGTTGACAAGGACTTTCTCCTTCTAAGGGAAAATATTCATATCATTACAAAATACATAGTGGATATTTAGAGGAAATGGTCACGAGGTGTTCTGGTGTAGTGGAGAGAGAGGATATAAAAGAAAAGGTGCAGGGTTAATCAGAGGTTAGTCTAGTTTTAGGGTTCATTGGAATTAGTtgtattattgtttttcattctaATTATCTGCCAAGTTGAAGTGATGTATGAATAAAGAGTTAAATAACAggctctttcttcctttttataaaaaaaaagcaaacttaTACTTTCTGCTTGGGGGCAGTGTGACATAGTATCTAGGAGACCATGCTCTTATCATTGTGTCTAATCTTTATTAAGACAGTGCAGCTGTTTCTCCACATTCCTTGGGGAACATTCTCAAGGTCCAATCATGATAGTGTCCAGTGGATGATGCTGTCTGAGATCATTAGGATGGAGTTGTGTGATGAAGAATCAAGACCACATGGATGACCATGAGGGGGATGCCAGTTCTGGGTGGAAGGAGGGTTTGGGGTAGGCTCCCTACCTGAGATGCATCTGAGGTGGCCCTTAAAACACGGAGCTTATTAAGGgatgtggtttggatgtgaggtgtcctcagAGCTCCTGTGCCAATGCAGGGGTACTCAGGAGGGAAATGACTGGGCTATGGGTGGTGTAACTCTGTCAGTCCATCTTActgtgaatggactgactgggagttaagtgtaggCAGGTGGGTTTTGGTGGGAGTGTAGGTGGGTCCctgcaggtgagctctgaagagtgcaTCTTCCCTTTGGTTTAAATAACAGACATTTATAGCAGAGAGAGTACATCCTCCTGGCCACAATCCTGGCACTTACCCTCAGGACAGCTGACCTAGGCAGGAGGGTTCCTGGGGAGTTGAGGAAAAGGGTTTAACCTGCAAACTTGGGAGACCTAGGGTGCACACTGGCTTTCGGCAAGGAGAGCTTCCCTGTGTTTTAAATGCACCTGCACGCAGTGCCTCCCTACCAAAGGGCAGGTTGTTCATCTCGCTGGGAGAGTGACACACCCCTGCTCCAGGCAGTCCAGCGTTGTCTTCTCCAGGTCCCTTCTAGTGGCACCCCTGAAGACAACTACCTGCTGTTGTATATTTTTGCTTCCTTTTGTATTCCCTGAAGCCTGCTTACAGAAGTTGGTTTTCCATATCCGTGATTTTGTGCTGGGTTTCAGGAGTGCACCTGTTGAGTCAGAATGGCTACCGCATTTTGTGCATTTGGGGTTTCCGCTCACTGGAAGTGGAAGTCAGCAAAACCTGTCCTGAGTTGGGGTCCACGCTGGAGCCCCAAGGCTGAGGCCTGGTCCCTGCTGTGCTGCTCATCTGCCCTCGATTGCTCTCTGCCATTAACATGACCACAGTGTTATGGCCAGCACAGAAGCCCCTTTGAGAAATTGGTATGAAAGGAACATGGAGCCGAGGTCTCTGGACACATTGGGCTTTTGAGCTGCTGTTATTCCTCCACAGTGGTGAGAACATTTGGGGCATCAGAGGTTAGCAGGGCAATCTGGTCACTTCCCTTGAGGTCAGGTCCACTGTCCTGCAGTCAAACCTGTGCTGCAAAGGGAGCTTAGGCCTTAGTATGGGCTGCTCCAGGCACTTGGCTACCAGTTCTCCCAGGACAGCCTGGGGCTAGAGCTGAGGGAGGACCCCTATGGACGCTGTTCAGCACGCTGGGCTTTGGGTCCTCTATGGGGTCTTTCCGGCTGACACCTGGAGTCTCTGAAATTTTGTGGCTGGGTACTGGCCACAGCACAGAGGGACAGCCTAGCTGCTGTCCAGAAGTTGTTCAGCCACGGCCTTGGCAGCCTCCCTGAGGGGATATTAAGCCTCCTCTCACAAGAAGAAGCCCTGGGCCAACCAGGTCTTTGAGTCTTGCATTTATTTATCTACAGTGTTACTGATCCTTCATGTTTATGAGTAACTGAAGAGGGTCAATAAATTCCTGGAGTTGGAGAGGAAAATATATAGCagtattaaaattcccttgaaaaaaaaatttcataaatTCTCATGATTTTTCTCTTAGGTAATGAACATATGCACCTCTTGGACATGTTCAGAGATTGTGTAGGATGACCTGTCAGTTTTTATTAGATCATAGTATGTCTTTCTCCATTTCAGTGACAGGGTTGCAGAAAAGGCATATCTCTGTCAAATGTGTTGGCCACCAATGATAAAAATGTGTTTTAGCAACAAGAATAACGTGACAGCAGCTGTCATGCAGTTATGCCACGAGGAGTGGATCCAACCTAGGGATGGCAACAGGGATGGCCTTCTCTGCTCCTCAGGTTCCTTCAGTAAGAGATGATATCATACTACTAACCAACAAGTCAAGGGTTACTTCTGAATGAGGAAAAGTTGGGCAAGGACAGCATATTGGGATGCAGCCACTCTGGGtaaattttgtataaaaagaCAAAGATGTGAAGAAAGACCAAGAATTGTGACATTGTGTTCCCTGAACCAGAAAGAACAAATGGGTTGGTGTCATGAGCAAGCTGTGCCCTTAACAACACATTTGCATCTCTCCACAGTGTCAGAATTTACTGAATAACTATAAATTCACACCCCCCTTTTGGCAGTAGCAGGTCACTGGATACTCATGGGTCACCTGGTAGTCACAAGCTGGGCAATTCTGAGCTCTTTCATTCCAGTCTTAATACTAATGTCTGGAACACTCAAGTCACTCATCACACTTCACACAATGATAAACAGAGGTGACAGAAAGGAGAAGAGAGGGTTAAGGTGGCCACAGGGGTCCAGGAGGCTGAGCTGAGAGCAAAGGCAGAGGGCAGATACAGATGCAAAGAGTCACCACAGGTGGTCAGGTAAGATTAGGAACTAGCCAAGAACTTGTTCTGGCACAGAGCTGCGAAGCCCAGAGCTTATTCTAGGCCAGGGTTCACAGGGCAGAGGTTCCACAGGGCCCACTGGAGATGTCAGCTTGGAGTGGGTTGTAGGTGGTCACACAGGCAGAAGAAACCATGCTGTGCTGAAACAGAGATCCAGAGGTCTGTCTCTGTGGCAAATGTCCTGGGCAAGTCTCCTGAGGAGCAACCAGGTCAGGGTGCTTCCCTATCCAGTCTTGGGATGCCCCTCCTTTTATAAGCCTCAAGTTAGGTGTTACAGCATTTGGTGCTCTGATGTTTTTGATGAGCATGTGGCCTGGGTTTCCTGGTACGAGTCTGACATGCCCATGCACCCCTTGCTTATAAAAAATTCACAAGTGGTGCACAGGTGGTCATTCTTATTAGCATGGTTTCTTTATCAGTTTGTGCATCATGGCTGTGCTAGGCAGGTGGTGATTGCTTACTTGTACAAATAAGGTGTGAAGTCATTcttaaactaaaaatagaattgcTCATGGCAAACTGCTTTGCAAAATGAAGTAACCCGGGTTTAGGCCTGAAAAATCCTGTTCTGTACTTCAGCAATAACCAGAAGAGTTCTCTACAGCTGGGCACACACCAGCACTTCAGGTGCCTCACATAGGCTAAGGGGTAGCAAACAGGAAGATGCCCTGCATCTGCTCCAGCCGTATCTGCCAGAATGCTAGACCTGAATGGCCCCGAGGGCTGGAGAACAAAATGCCTTTAAAGTGCAAGACTCACTTAAGCAATATGAAAACCAGCATGGAGGTGCCTCACAAGACTAGGAAGGGTGTCACCACATGACCAAAATATGCTACTTCTCAGCATTGTCCTAGAGAGGATAATTAAAGTTGGCATGTTC is a genomic window of Callospermophilus lateralis isolate mCalLat2 chromosome 5, mCalLat2.hap1, whole genome shotgun sequence containing:
- the LOC143398928 gene encoding olfactory receptor 2T29-like — encoded protein: MDITTWMTNHTGWADFILVGLFSQSQHPTLLCVVIFMVFLMALSGNAVLIILIHSSAKLHTPMYFFISQLSLMDMMYISITVPKMLLDQVLGVSTISVPECGMQMFLYLTLGGSEYFLLAAMAYDRYMAICHALHYPMLMNHRVCLLLASGCWFLGSVDGFMLTPVTMTFPFCRSREIQHFFCEVPAVMKLSCSDTSLYETLMYLCCVLMLLIPVTVISGSYSCILLTIHRMNSAEGRSKALATCSSHMMVVTLFYGAAVYTYMLPSSYHTPQKDMVVSVFYTIFTPVLNPLIYSFRNKDVTGALRKMLSVESFRKQ